In Nitrososphaerota archaeon, one DNA window encodes the following:
- a CDS encoding transcriptional regulator, with the protein MNENKDIEISLSPIGREEIHKLEYALLIGTLFRPEILEMLRNPEERLTWVDSLAVAAAAIAREKAKMTISQIAEELGRTEATIRNHITGKTEAGKLVRETYERFVREGVKLDIIEKIPSKEIEELNKKVNELSKENEKLKNDIRELINKIEEIRKGLQEIISSI; encoded by the coding sequence TTGAATGAAAATAAAGATATAGAAATTTCTTTATCACCAATAGGTAGAGAAGAAATACATAAATTGGAATATGCTTTATTGATTGGAACACTATTCAGACCTGAAATTTTAGAAATGCTTAGAAATCCTGAAGAAAGGTTAACATGGGTAGATTCTTTAGCGGTTGCTGCTGCTGCAATTGCAAGAGAAAAAGCAAAAATGACTATTTCACAAATAGCTGAAGAACTTGGAAGAACTGAAGCAACAATACGTAACCATATAACAGGTAAAACAGAAGCTGGAAAACTTGTTAGAGAAACATATGAACGATTTGTTAGAGAAGGAGTAAAATTGGATATAATTGAGAAAATACCATCGAAAGAAATCGAAGAATTGAATAAAAAAGTAAATGAACTTTCAAAAGAGAATGAAAAACTAAAAAACGATATTAGAGAATTAATTAATAAAATTGAAGAAATTAGAAAAGGCCTTCAAGAAATTATTTCATCAATTTAA